From a single Apium graveolens cultivar Ventura chromosome 2, ASM990537v1, whole genome shotgun sequence genomic region:
- the LOC141706435 gene encoding putative pectate lyase 4 translates to MAMLSLPYAQVDSTLRALAGQAEGFGRCAIGGLHGPLYHVTTLADDGPGSLRDGCRKKDPLWIVFEVSGTIELSSYLNVSSHKTIDGRGQRIKLTGKGLRLKECEHVIICNLEFEGGRGHDVDAIQIKPHSKHIWIDRCSLRDYADALIDITRESTDITVSRCRFSQHNKTMLIGADASHTGDRCIRITIHHCFFDGTRQRHPRVRFAKVHLYNNYTRNWGIYAICASVESQIYSQCNIYEAGQKKVAFKYLTEKAGDKEEATSGCIISEGDLFITGTEAGLLNEAAKQTAFHPSEFYATCTVEPPTDSLKQVLQHCTGWQSVPRPADQLPAAVQS, encoded by the exons ATGGCAATGTTGTCTCTCCCATATGCTCAAGTTGACTCCACTTTACGAGCTCTTGCCGGCCAAGCTGAGGGCTTTGGTCGTTGCGCCATTGGTGGCCTTCATGGTCCCCTTTATCACGTTACCACCCTTGCAG ATGATGGGCCTGGATCACTTCGTGATGGATGCCGAAAAAAAGATCCTCTCTGGATTGTTTTTGAAGTTTCAGGCACAATTGAACTCTCCTCGTACTTGAATGTGTCGTCACATAAGACCATTGATGGAAGGGGCCAAAGAATTAAGCTCACTGGAAAAGGCTTGAGGTTGAAGGAATGTGAACATGTAATTATATGCAACCTAGAGTTTGAAGGGGGCAGGGGACACGATGTGGATGCTATTCAAATCAAACCTCACTCGAAGCATATATGGATTGATCGTTGCAGCCTCAGAGATTATGCCGATGCCTTGATTGATATCACGCGAGAAAGCACAGATATAACAGTATCACG ATGTCGTTTCTCTCAGCACAACAAGACAATGCTCATTGGAGCAGACGCTTCTCACACTGGTGACAGATGTATTCGCATTACCATACACCACTGTTTTTTTGACGGGACTAGACAGCGGCATCCTCGTGTTAGATTTGCGAAAGTGCATCTGTACAATAATTACACAAGAAACTGGGGAATCTATGCCATTTGTGCTAGTGTAGAATCACAG ATATACTCTCAATGCAATATTTACGAAGCAGGACAGAAGAAGGTCGCATTTAAATATCTCACAGAGAAG GCTGGTGACAAGGAAGAAGCAACTTCTGGCTGCATCATATCGGAAGGGGACTTGTTCATAACAGGAACCGAGGCTGGCCTATTGAACGAAGCAGCCAAACAGACCGCATTTCATCCATCAGAGTTTTACGCAACCTGTACAGTGGAACCTCCAACTGATTCTCTTAAGCAAGTTCTTCAGCACTGTACCGGATGGCAATCTGTACCGCGGCCAGCTGATCAGTTACCAGCTGCTGTGCAATCATAA
- the LOC141706436 gene encoding ankyrin repeat-containing protein ITN1-like, which produces MNDSEEGRKDLKMGPTSSSNDVHDQLAPHLLKRDLKMKPTSSCNDLHDQPVLPNLKRDLNMKPSNSCNDLHEQCGSPTVTPRAPVVVVSNSSKALASSTSGKALLGSNSSKSLLGGSQSSKSLVVSSSSKTLLGSNSSKSLVGSNSSRALGMSSSGKRMDQKMKYVKQVTGKNNDTELHLAAQRGEASAVKEILGEIDAQMLRTLSGAEFDEEVTEIRSAVVHEVNELGETPLFTAADRGHINVVKELLPYMTKEGLAMKNKTGFDALHIAARQGHQAIVQMLLDCDPELSKTIAQSNSTPLVSAASRGHTAVVKVLLEKDPSLIDIPRSNGKNALHLAVRQGYVEIVEALLEKERQLPRRTDKKGQTPLHMAVKGVSTEVVRLLLQADPSIVMLPDKFGNMALHVAARKKRTEIVTELLLVKDTDVNALTRDRKTALDIVIGLPLSEEAAEMKDCLMRFGGLTANDLNNQPRDELRQTVTEIRKDVHSQLEQARKTNRNMNGIAKELQKLHRAGILNAANSVTVVAVLFATVAFAAIFTVPGGDDDSGMAVMVHTTAFKIFFLSNAFALFTSLAVVVVQITVVRGEIKSERRVVEVINKLMWLASVCTSVSFISSSYIVVGRRNRWAAILVTVIGSVTMVGVLGGMTFYVVKTKRMRRVRKREKYYRNRSNYWHELSDSDLNPIYAI; this is translated from the exons ATGAATGATTCTGAAGAAGGTAGAAAAGATTTAAAAATGGGGCCCACGAGTTCTAGCAATGATGTGCATGATCAGCTTGCTCCACATTTGTTGAAaagggatttgaaaatgaagcCTACAAGTTCTTGCAATGATCTGCATGATCAGCCTGTTTTGCCTAATTTGAAGAGGGATTTAAACATGAAGCCTTCGAATTCTTGCAATGATCTGCATGAACAATGTGGATCACCAACGGTGACTCCAAGGGCACCAGTTGTTGTTGTGTCTAATTCAAGCAAAGCACTGGCCTCCTCTACTTCCGGGAAGGCCTTGTTGGGGTCGAATTCGAGCAAGTCATTGTTGGGTGGTTCGCAATCTAGCAAGTCATTGGTGGTTTCTAGCTCAAGCAAGACATTGTTGGGGTCGAATTCGAGCAAGTCATTGGTGGGGTCTAATTCCAGTAGGGCATTAGGCATGTCGAGTTCAGGGAAGAGGATGGACCAGAAAATGAAGTATGTGAAACAGGTGACTGGAAAGAACAATGACACAGAGCTGCATTTGGCAGCGCAACGTGGGGAAGCGAGTGCTGTGAAGGAGATATTGGGGGAGATTGATGCTCAGATGTTGCGGACTTTGAGTGGTGCAGAGTTTGATGAAGAGGTGACAGAGATTAGGTCTGCAGTGGTGCATGAAGTGAATGAGTTAGGGGAGACGCCTTTGTTTACTGCTGCGGATAGAGGGCATATTAATGTGGTGAAGGAGCTGTTGCCGTACATGACAAAGGAAGGCCTTGCTATGAAGAACAAGACTGGTTTTGATGCTTTGCACATTGCCGCTAGGCAAGGTCACCAAG CCATTGTGCAGATGTTGTTGGATTGTGATCCAGAGCTAAGCAAAACAATTGCTCAATCAAATTCGACACCTCTCGTGTCTGCAGCTTCAAGAGGGCATACAGCTGTTGTCAAAGTGCTGCTAGAAAAGGATCCCAGTCTGATAGATATCCCAAGGTCGAATGGGAAGAATGCTCTACATTTAGCAGTGCGTCAGGGATATGTAGAAATTGTTGAAGCATTGCTTGAAAAAGAACGACAATTGCCAAGAAGAACCGATAAAAAAGGGCAAACTCCATTACATATGGCTGTCAAAGGTGTTAGCACTGAAGTAGTCAGGTTGCTTCTTCAGGCAGATCCATCTATCGTGATGCTGCCAGACAAATTTGGCAACATGGCATTGCATGTTGCTGCTAGAAAGAAGCGAACTGAG ATAGTCACTGAGCTTTTACTTGTCAAAGACACTGATGTTAATGCATTAACAAGAGATAGGAAAACAGCCCTTGACATTGTAATAGGACTCCCTCTATCTGAAGAAGCAGCGGAAATGAAGGACTGCTTGATGCGTTTTGGAGGTCTTACTGCCAATGATCTAAACAACCAACCGCGAGATGAACTTAGGCAAACTGTAACAGAAATTAGAAAAGACGTGCACTCACAACTTGAACAAGCACGAAAGACCAACAGAAATATGAATGGCATTGCGAAGGAGCTCCAGAAGCTTCATAGAGCAGGGATCCTCAATGCTGCCAACTCAGTCACTGTTGTTGCTGTTCTGTTTGCAACAGTTGCATTTGCAGCTATTTTCACTGTCCCGGGAGGTGATGATGATAGTGGAATGGCTGTGATGGTCCACACCACCGCCTTTAAGATTTTCTTCCTCTCAAATGCATTTGCACTCTTCACATCATTAGCCGTGGTGGTAGTGCAGATAACGGTAGTAAGAGGTGAGATAAAATCTGAGAGACGCGTTGTTGAGGTGATCAACAAGTTGATGTGGTTAGCCTCTGTTTGCACCTCGGTGTCATTTATCTCCTCATCCTACATAGTTGTGGGGAGGCGTAATAGATGGGCTGCAATACTTGTGACCGTCATAGGGAGCGTTACAATGGTAGGAGTCTTAGGAGGGATGACATTTTATGTGGTGAAGACTAAAAGGATGCGACGAGTGAGGAAAAGAGAAAAGTACTACAGAAATCGTTCAAACTACTGGCACGAATTGTCTGATTCTGATCTGAACCCAATTTATGCAATTTGA
- the LOC141708941 gene encoding ankyrin repeat-containing protein At5g02620-like — translation MDKTMKQSTQKRDDTPLHLAVRAQNLELALEILAKSEEKELKELLCKQNYSGETALYVAAEYGFVDFVKEMIQYYDIANAGIKARNGSDAFHIAAKQGNLEVVKILMDALPELSMTFDQSNTTALHSAAAQGHTEVVKFLMEKNCNLVTIGKSNKKTALHSAARNEHLEVVKVLLSKETEVALMIDKKGQTALHMAVKGHSVEVVDELISSKPDLINMVDNKGNTALHIATRKGRTKVINALLSHREILDTKAINKSGESALDTAEKTNHSEIARILQDYGVQSAKTMKQAPPAPSTAKELKQTVSDIKHEVHYQIEHTRQTRKQMKGIGKQINKMQLEGLNNAINSTTVVAVLIATVAFAAIFTVPGQYVDDPKDETPEKVLGEANIAPKPQFTIFLISDSVALFISLAVVVVQTSIVVVDKKGKKQMMAIINKLMWLACVSISVSFLALSFIVVGEDERWLAVGVTVIGTLILATTLGTMFYWVILNRIEASNLRSIRRSTRSSKSRSFSQHYAISDSENNDNKNIYAI, via the exons ATGGACAAGACTATGAAGCAGTCGACACAGAAACGAGACGATACGCCTCTGCATTTGGCAGTCAGAGCTCAGAATTTGGAATTGGCTTTGGAAATACTGGCTAAGAGTGAAGAAAAAGAATTGAAGGAGTTGTTGTGTAAGCAAAATTACTCCGGTGAAACTGCCCTCTATGTTGCTGCTGAGTATGGATTTGTCGATTTTGTGAAAGAGATGATCCAGTATTATGATATCGCGAATGCTGGTATCAAAGCCAGGAATGGCTCTGATGCTTTTCATATAGCTGCTAAACAAGGAAATCTAG AGGTGGTGAAGATTCTGATGGATGCTCTTCCGGAACTTTCCATGACTTTTGATCAGTCCAACACCACGGCATTACACAGTGCTGCAGCACAAGGTCATACTGAAGTTGTTAAATTTCTCATGGAGAAAAATTGTAACTTAGTCACCATTGGAAAGAGCAACAAGAAAACAGCCTTGCATTCCGCGGCAAGAAATGAACACTTAGAGGTAGTGAAAGTCCTTTTGAGCAAAGAAACTGAGGTTGCTTTGATGATTGACAAGAAGGGCCAGACAGCTCTACATATGGCTGTTAAGGGACATAGTGTCGAGGTAGTTGATGAGCTTATATCTTCGAAACCTGATCTGATTAATATGGTTGATAACAAGGGTAATACTGCACTGCATATAGCAACCAGGAAAGGCCGGACAAAG GTTATCAATGCACTTCTAAGCCACAGAGAAATTCTGGATACAAAAGCCATAAACAAATCTGGAGAAAGCGCTCTTGATACTGCAGAAAAGACCAATCATTCAGAGATCGCGAGGATCCTACAAGACTATGGGGTCCAAAGTGCGAAAACCATGAAGCAAGCACCACCAGCACCAAGTACTGCCAAGGAACTAAAACAAACAGTAAGTGATATCAAACATGAAGTTCACTATCAGATTGAGCACACACGCCAAACAAGAAAACAGATGAAAGGAATAGGCAAGCAGATCAACAAGATGCAACTGGAAGGGCTCAACAACGCAATTAACTCCACCACAGTTGTTGCTGTTTTAATTGCCACTGTTGCATTTGCTGCTATATTTACTGTCCCTGGCCAATATGTTGATGACCCTAAAGATGAAACTCCGGAAAAAGTTCTAGGTGAAGCAAATATTGCTCCAAAGCCCCAGTTCACAATCTTCCTTATATCTGACTCGGTTGCACTCTTTATATCGTTGGCTGTTGTGGTGGTTCAGACTTCTATTGTAGTTGTCGACAAGAAGGGGAAGAAGCAAATGATGGCAATTATTAACAAGCTCATGTGGTTGGCTTGTGTCTCCATATCAGTGTCATTTCTTGCACTTTCTTTTATCGTTGTAGGAGAGGATGAACGGTGGCTAGCAGTTGGAGTGACAGTAATAGGAACACTGATCTTGGCCACAACCCTGGGGACAATGTTTTACTGGGTTATTTTAAACCGGATTGAGGCTTCTAACTTGAGGAGTATTCGGAGATCTACAAGGAGTAGCAAGTCACGGTCATTTTCACAACATTACGCTATATCAGATTCAGAAAACAATGACAACAAGAATATCTATGCAATATGA
- the LOC141708942 gene encoding putative membrane-associated kinase regulator 4: MKLMASTNLPFYNHAEDMYIDMELRCSSTSVFFSSPQTRDFEFQMCEFTHLEKETITSPADELFYKGKLLPLHLPPRLEMVEKLLQTTKKSKEGQECSIAFSSTTNTTPLDQSCNISPSESCRVSCELNPADYFEWSSELSGFVSGTDQPKKSWSKYKLKLMKHSCLGQKLKASRAYLKSLFSKSGSDQSSVKATCNDEESEHVTKGTKQRSSTIKSSTSSGASSLSSSFSFYSNGVYEPPLLKRSNSATSEIESSIEAAIAYCKKSQQLFTTRNPLNEAGFCSFSVSRIVA; this comes from the exons atgaagCTAATGGCCTCAACTAATCTGCCATTTTATAATCATGCAGAAGATATGTACATTGATATGGAACTAAGATGTTCTTCCACTAGTGTGTTCTTTTCATCACCTCAAACCCGAGATTTCGAGTTTCAAATGTGTGAGTTTACTCATTTGGAAAAAGAAACCATCACTTCTCCTGCTGATGAGCTCTTTTACAAAGGAAAGCTCCTTCCTCTTCACCTCCCGCCGCGCTTAGAAATGGTCGAAAAACTCCTCCAAACCACCAAAAAATCCAAAGAAGGCCAAGAATGCAGCATTGCATTTTCTTCTACTACTAATACCACTCCACTGGATCAATCCTGCAACATTTCTCCATCGGAGTCGTGTCGTGTCAGTTGTGAACTCAATCCAGCTGACTACTTTGAGTGGTCTAGTGAATTGAGTGGTTTTGTTAGCGGGACTGATCAGCCTAAAAAATCTTGGTCCAAGTACAAGCTCAAGCTTATGAAACACTCTTGTTTAGGCCAAAAGCTCAAGGCATCGAGGGCGTATCTGAAATCTTTGTTCTCGAAATCTGGTTCTGACCAATCATCTGTCAAAGCAACATGCAATGATGAAGAATCTGAACATGTTACAAAAG GGACAAAACAGCGATCGTCCACGATAAAATCCTCAACTTCATCAGGTGCCTCATCTTTATCATCTTCGTTTTCGTTTTACTCGAATGGGGTATATGAACCACCACTACTCAAGAGGAGCAATAGTGCAACTTCAGAGATTGAGAGTTCTATTGAAGCAGCAATTGCCTACTGTAAAAAATCTCAGCAGCTCTTTACCACAAGAAACCCCTTAAATGAAGCTGGTTTTTGCTCATTTTCTGTTTCAAGAATTGTAGCTTAG